The DNA sequence agatcaGCCCGTACCAGCCTCAGCCACCCTCACAACCCAGGCTCTCAAAGTTCAGCAAAACTGGCTCAGTGGAGGAGACCGTGAGAACCAGGAGGCTCAGAAACAGCCAGGAGAGTCTCAGTGACCCGACTGAGACCGGCTCCTCCACAGACTCGCTTAGAGATGACCAAACAGCTCCAGCCCGAGCCGGGCTTATTCTCGGCAGCGCTGCCACTGTCGGGAAAAATCAGGACTCCAATGCGAGACCCAGATCTGCTGTTACAAGAGGGTCTCCAGTCTTCCGGGACAGAGGGAGCAGTCTGTCAGAGTATGAAAGGAGGCCCCCTAGCCAGCAGAGCGAACCCACAGATCACCATGTGAGGTCCACCAAGGTGCGACTGTCTCCGGTGCAAGCTACCGGGCCGCTACCTGCTCTGGAGAAGAGCTTTGCGTCAGCCTCCTTGAGGGTGGCTAATAGGATTGACAGGGATTGTTTGGATTATGCTGTGCTGGCCAGAGAGAAACTCGGGGAGAGACTCCACAGGAACCTGAGCGACAGCCGGCTTCTGGAGAACATGGGGTCGGATAGTGCCTCGGTCAACTCCATGAGGTCCACATACAGCGTGCTTAGCCCCATCAGACCCCAGGATGTGAGGAACAGGTACAGTTGGCGAAGCAGCAGAGTATGTAGATGATGTAACTGGAGTCATCCTCAGGCTGGATGAAAAGGCTTACTCTTTCTGTTGTTTGAAGGCTATTAGAGGCCAGTGACAGCATACAACTAGACAGAATATAGAAATAGGATGTGCATATTTTTTATCCTTtgcaacaaaaatacaacattttaattGCACTTTGGCTTCCTCTGTGTCAATCAGAGCTCCTTAAAAGAAGGTTGCTGTGTACAGACACTGCATAACAATTAGGTTCCGTATCTTGCAGCCTGATCTTTGCTCATCTttaagagaaaagagaaaggtggcagagtgGTGGGGGGATTAATACAAGATCAGAGGAGATGCTTGTTCGGTACAGTTTTCGGCAGGATTAGGTACAAAGAAACGGGTCTTCATGTCAATACACTGTCGGTGCCCAGTAGGGAAAGGTTCTTACTTTTAAATTATTGACGTAACATCTGAGAGATGAGCCATGCTTTTTCCCTACACTGTCTGCATCCCACAAGGCAAGTTGACTCCCAATAGGAGAGCTAATTTTCCTTTCCAATGTATGTTTTCCAGGAGCTTTCTGGAGGGCAGTGTGCTGGGAAGCGGTGCCCTGCTCGGGGCCGAGGAGCTGGACCGCTACTTCCCCGACAGGAGAGTGGGCATATACGTAGCCACGTGGAACATGCAGGGAGAGAAGGTAGAAGGAAACCATAACATggttgacatggtgacatgacAGTCTGGTCTTTGCCGAGTTGTGACTGAGTTTCTCTCATTTTCAGGGGCTTCCAGCCAATTTAGATGATCTCCTCCTGCCAACAGACTCTGAATTTGCACAAGACTTTTATATTATTGGTGTCCAGGAGGGCTGCCCTGACAggtaatttatattttatttgttgttattttatgtgAAAGATCATATAAACCCAGATGTAAGGGGTTATACTAATGTATGTTTGTGCTTATGTGTGCAGGAGGGAGTGGGAGACACGCCTTCAAGAGACTCTAGGACCTTACTACGTCATGCTGTATGCAGCAGCACATGGTGTTTTGTACCTCACCGTATTCGTCCGAAGAGATCTCATCTGGTTCTGTTCAGGTCAGTTCTTCTAGGAGGAAATATAGTCTGTATCGCTCCATGCTTACAACACTTTTCTATAGTGCAGATTGTTGGAAGATGTTCTTTGATTTGATAGTTATTCGTATAGTACGTTAGAATTGGATGCtttcatgtaaatgtaactGACACTAACCACAACATCTGTTCTGATGACCCACACAGAGGTGGAGCATGGCACAGTCACAACCAGGATCATCTCTCAGATCAAGACCAAAGGGGCTGTGGGAATCACCTTCACCTTTTTTGGcacttccttcctcttcatcacatcacacttTACCTGTGAGTGATTTACTATAGCGAGAGGCTGTTATCAGGCTGGCCGTAGGTAGGAGTGGCTGGAGCTGTAGCAACATTGTGAATGAGAAAGGAAATTTCACTTCCATGCCTGAAAAAGTAAACATACTGTCATTATCTTTAATTCTTCAGTACATTAGTGCTCCATAGAAATCACTGGCCACATATTCTATGAGGGGCATGTATTAGTAACACTCACCAGAACTGCTTTTACACCTGCCTATGTGTCAGCTATTTGCATTTAAACTCTGCAACATTGATAATTGAATGGTTGTatctgtttaaatgtgttattctgTTCTTCTTCCAGCTGGAGATGCCAAAGTTTATGAGAGAATACTAGATTACAACAAGATTGTTGAGGCTCTAGCGCTTCCAAAAGGCCTTCCAGACACCAACCCATACCGCTCCACACCATGTAAGGCTTCATTTATATCTTATATCTAAGACAACAAATTCCTTCCTCACTAGATTCAGGTGGTTTCACAAATTATGTTTAGGCcttaactgttttttgtttttacactggtTTGAACTGAGCTAATACTTGAGTTTCATTTGTACTTGTAGCTGACGTCACCACAAGATTCGACCAGGTCTTCTGGTTTGGAGATTTTAACTTTCGGCTGAGTAAAGACCGAATTGACGTGGAGACCATCATGAACCGCACAGCCAACGGCGACATGGGCCCCCTGCTTGAGCACGACCAGCTCTGCAAGGAAATGAATGATGGTACGTTTGCGTGGTGAGGGTTAAATGTCTATGAGAGCTTTCACCAGAATAGTTTTCATTGAAGTAGGTTGTTGGATTGATTCTCAACCTGTGAATATGCTGCTCCCCCCTCCAGGTTCAATATTTAAAGGTTTCCAAGAGGCACCAATACACTTCCTCCCCACATACAAGTTTGACATCGGCTGTGATATCTACGACACTACTTCTAAACAGAGAACACCTTCATACACAgtaagaaaaaatagaaaatccaTCTAATCGTGACTGAAGATAACCACAGAATCCAAAGTATGCACTTCTCAACTCCTCTAAATAAAGTTTAAACTGATCACGGCAGTTTAATGCAGTGTCTTGTTGTGCACAGCGGGGTTGaacatctttgtttgtgttcacaggaCCGGATCTTGTTCAGGAGCAGGCAGGCGGATGACATCAAAGTGGTCAAATACACCAGCTGCTCCAGCATCAAGACGTCAGACCATCGGCCCGTCATCGGTGCTTTCCAGGTCAAACTCAGGCCGGGCAGAGACAAGTGAGCATTGCCATTCAAAAACATACTGTAAGGTAGTTTTGTTATGTTAAGGAAGCATTCAAAGATGCAGTACAGTATATAGatgtttgttattgttaataGATCTGAAATGAAACCTGTGTGCATGAGACTTCCCCCTCcagtaaaaatcaaacattcaatGGTTGAGCTTCTCTGTGCAGCAGATATAGTATAATGTACAATATGCAGAGTTTGACGCTAGGCTGAAAGAATCCATTTTCTCTTGGGTAAGGGTAAGGGTCAGTGAAAGACTGATTTAAGAGGTGGGCCAACGAGCATGATTTGTGAGATCACAAATAGTTTAGAAGCGAAATCCTGTTCCAATATTCGGCAGACACAAGTGTGTTTCACAAAAGCCCCCAGTGCACATCGAAAACAGACTTCAGTGAAGTATAACAAACCTTGTATCCAGCAGCTGAACTTGTAAGATGAAAAACTTTTGCATAAACATATAACTGGAAATTTTAAAGGGgaaacatacactatattaccaaaagtattcgctcacccattcaaatgatcagaatcaggtgttctaatcacttggcctggccccaggtgtataaattcaagcactcaggcatgcagactgtgaaacaagacatttgtgaaagaatgggccgctctcaggagctcagtgaattccagcgtggaactgtcataggatgccacttgtgcaacaaatccagtcgtgaaatttcctcgctcctaaatattccacagtcaactgtcagctctattataacaaaatggaagcgtttgggaacaacagcaactcagccacgaagtggtaggccacgtaaagtgacggagaggggtcagcggatgctgaagcgcatagtgcaaagaggtcgccgactttctgcacagtcaattgctagagagctacaaacttcatgtgaccttcagattagcccaagtacagtacgcagagagcttcatggaatgggtttccatggccgagcagctgcagccaagccacacatcaccaagtgcaatgcaaggcgtcggatgcaatggtgtaaagcacgccatcactggcctctagagcagtggagacgcgttctctggagtgatgaatcacgcttttccatctggcaatctgatggacgagtctgggtttggaggttgccaggagaacggtacatttcagattgcattgtgccaactgtgaaatttggtggaggaggaattatggtatggggttgtttttcaggagctgggcttggccccttagttccagtgaaaggaacattgaatgcttcaggataccaaaacattttggacaattccatgctcccaaccttgtgggaacagtttggagcgggccccttcctcttccaacatgactgtgcaccagtgcacaaagcaaggtccataaagacgtggatgacagagtctggtgtggatgaacttgactggcctgcacagagtcctgacctgaacccgatagaacacctttgggatgaattagagcggagactgagagccaggccttctcgaccaacatcagtgtgtgacctcaccaatgcgcttttggaagaatggtcaaaaattcctataaacactctcctcaaccttgtggacagtcttcccagaagagttgaagctgtaatagctgcaaaaggtggaccgacatcatattgaattctatgagttaggaatgggatggcacttcagttcatagaatgagtaaaggcaggtgagcgaatacttttggtaatatagtgtatataaaAGAAAGTGGGCGGGTGGGTGCAAAGGATGTTGCTTAATTGCCTCCAGTATTGTCACTCAGCtgctcagttgcattgtgggtaatgtaggcatcaacaaaaaaagggaTATCTGGTTTTACTGTGCTGATTATGATCATTTGTTCTTTAACtgttaataatgatgatgaaaagtAAACATAATTAGTCATAAAGTTGAATTTTCCCAACAGTAGAAAGAGTTCAGATAGAAAGTTATTTTTCTCAACACCTGGCTTCTTCTTCAATTAGATGAGTTTGTAAAGAACTTCTATTAACTCAAAATTTGTCTTACTTCCTGACACCATGCAGTGGATTCTTCATATTTGAATGTataaattcattaatttattgtcttcctttgtttgtgtctttcaagTATTCCTCTGGGTGCGGGACAGTTTGACAGGGGCCTGTACTTGGAGGGCATTAGGAGGAGGATAACCAGAGAactgaagaggagggaggccaTGAAGAACCAAAGCAGTAGTAGCACCATCTGCGCCATCTCCTAAACCCATAAAATCAACTCTCCACAACTGAACTGTGCCAGAAACTGTAACAGCCAGGCATGCAGAAAAAGGACCAAAAGGAAACCAGAGCTGTCTTAACTACACAGAGCCCAGTGCTGGTCGTGGTAACTAAGCAGAGAGCGCCCTCTGTTGggacctgtctgtgtgtgtctgggttgGAAGTGGCTGGCTGTTCTTAAGGGCAGGGACCTTgaggccagacagacagacacagcagcagtctggcctttatttattcagtgtcGTGACTTACCCTTCAGTCACATTATTACAGTGTGAACTGATCTAACCTTAAAGGCTCTGTAACTGAaagttttataattttttttcgTAGGTGTTTTAGAAGCATGAAGAGCCACATTATGTTCCTCTCAGTGCTACATCAGTGTTCAAATGCCTTGTGAATTGTCAGCAAGCAGCTTACCAAACAACTGCATTTTCGTGGCACATAGAGGTTCACTTAATATATTAAGTGTCTGCCATTGTTTGATTTTAACTTGAATTTTGTTCTGAGCTAAGAGGTACGAGTTGTGACTGAAGAAGGGAACTTGAGGTCAAGCATATAATTTCGAGAGCATGACTACGTCTTACATGCTACTGTTGAAATTCAGGGagatttaatgtatttttgatgACACTTTATATAAAATAGAGCAttttatttacaatgttaatgcCTCTAACTGCTTCTCTTATTAGGCCAAGTGATCCTTTGCAACAGACTGTAACTTAATGCCTTACCTCTGATCTCGCTGCTGTGTAACCTCATGTATACTGTTAACTGtccatgtactgtatgtaccaCATCCATGAACTTGCAATTCCAGCATGAAGAGCAGTCTGCTCCATAAAAAGTGCCTGTGGGTCTTGTTTTTCATTACTTCAGGATCTTCATCTGCGTCTTTTTACATGTCACCTAACATCCTGTAATAAACGTTTTAAAACACTTCTTTGTGGGACACATTTTTGTCCATTACACCACAATGAAAGACCCttaaaatatatcattttatttttggaagtaaatacatttatttaacagttggTGCAGAGAGTTGAACATATTAACTGTAGTCAGAAGCCTCTTAAGTTCTagtaaaatacacacattggTGTATTTGGATGTTGAATTCTTTTTGTCTGGCCTTAAAATTCACTTGAACACACAGGAGAATTAtctcttaaaggaacagtgcgATGTCTTGGCAGCAATTTTTTGCTTTGAGGCAGAGTGATGAGAAGATGAACGCCACGTTCATTCAAGACCCTGACAGTAAGCAAATTAAGATGGTTCCAAAGTCAAAGCCTTCCTTTCATTTAGCTccttaaaaaggacatcaacacaatcacaaaaatacacaaaaggaACAGTTTTCACTGTACAGAACATCTGAGACACAATGATGACAGAAACTAACTCAGGACTAACTGGCTACATTTATGCCATTATTTCCGATAACATCTTAGTGTCTCCTGTGCCTGTGAATGGAGATCACGAAGTGCTGTTGTATAAATAGTACGATTTCCAAAGTGTTTTGATCCATTTACTCTGGAAAAGGAGAAAGCTTGAGCTGGAGCTCTGTGAATTTTGGACACCTCAGAGACAAAAAATGGCTCAATAAAAATTAACTGTTGGGGATGTTAgccctcctcttctctcacCTCTATGCTGATGTCCTTAGgagatgattttaaatgtcattcattcataatCTTAAACATACCAGGATGGAGTTTTAGAGGAAATTAGcactttttgggggggggctttGAGGGAGAACTGTCCCTATAAAACCAAACTCCTCCAAACCAGCCcagtaaataatgaaaatatggCTTCAGGCctacaaacaataaatacagataCTCCAACTGTATGTAGACTACTGTAACTGTAGAGTAAAagataactttttttctttaaaatcccCATTCTCACGGGTTCAGGTGAGAGCCCGGGCATTAGTCCCCTCCCAGGGTGAGCTGTGTCGAGTTCT is a window from the Acanthopagrus latus isolate v.2019 chromosome 5, fAcaLat1.1, whole genome shotgun sequence genome containing:
- the inpp5e gene encoding phosphatidylinositol polyphosphate 5-phosphatase type IV, coding for MTENGEDSPVHQSCQVSGKGDSVVSDSRPPKTSTEGAKEHNNALTVTATNTEAEISPYQPQPPSQPRLSKFSKTGSVEETVRTRRLRNSQESLSDPTETGSSTDSLRDDQTAPARAGLILGSAATVGKNQDSNARPRSAVTRGSPVFRDRGSSLSEYERRPPSQQSEPTDHHVRSTKVRLSPVQATGPLPALEKSFASASLRVANRIDRDCLDYAVLAREKLGERLHRNLSDSRLLENMGSDSASVNSMRSTYSVLSPIRPQDVRNRSFLEGSVLGSGALLGAEELDRYFPDRRVGIYVATWNMQGEKGLPANLDDLLLPTDSEFAQDFYIIGVQEGCPDRREWETRLQETLGPYYVMLYAAAHGVLYLTVFVRRDLIWFCSEVEHGTVTTRIISQIKTKGAVGITFTFFGTSFLFITSHFTSGDAKVYERILDYNKIVEALALPKGLPDTNPYRSTPSDVTTRFDQVFWFGDFNFRLSKDRIDVETIMNRTANGDMGPLLEHDQLCKEMNDGSIFKGFQEAPIHFLPTYKFDIGCDIYDTTSKQRTPSYTDRILFRSRQADDIKVVKYTSCSSIKTSDHRPVIGAFQVKLRPGRDNIPLGAGQFDRGLYLEGIRRRITRELKRREAMKNQSSSSTICAIS